From a region of the Pseudoxanthomonas sp. X-1 genome:
- the pncB gene encoding nicotinate phosphoribosyltransferase, translating to MIIRSLLDTDLYKFTMMQAVLHQHPAAQVQYRFKCRTPGIDLARHLDRIWEEIDALCTLRFTPDELDYLRALRFVKPDFVDFLGLFHFDRKYITLRASDEVPGEIVLEIEGPWLHTILFEVPLLAIINEVYFEALGQGDLDEGERRLQAKLARLRAIPDADGCAIADYGTRRRYSRAWHARLLPQLRDGLGAQFVGTSNVHFARQYGMTPLGTMAHEWLQAFQALGPRLRDSQAAALEAWAREYRGDLGIALSDVVGTDAFLRDYDMYFCKLFDGMRHDSGDPLRWGERMLAHLAANRADPRAKTLVFSDGLDVERVAQLYAHFKGRCRLAFGIGTNLTNDLGPKPLNIVIKMTRCNGQPVAKLSDSPGKSMCDDPGYVRYLRQVFGLPPEQDL from the coding sequence ATGATCATCCGCTCGCTGCTCGACACCGACCTGTACAAGTTCACGATGATGCAGGCGGTGCTGCATCAGCATCCCGCCGCGCAGGTGCAGTACCGCTTCAAGTGCCGCACGCCGGGCATCGACCTGGCCAGGCACCTGGACCGCATCTGGGAAGAGATCGATGCGCTGTGCACCCTGCGCTTCACCCCCGATGAGCTGGACTACCTGCGCGCGCTGCGCTTCGTCAAACCGGATTTCGTCGACTTCCTCGGCCTGTTCCACTTCGACCGCAAGTACATCACCCTGCGCGCCTCCGACGAGGTCCCGGGCGAGATCGTGCTGGAGATCGAGGGGCCGTGGCTGCACACGATCCTGTTCGAGGTGCCGCTGCTGGCGATCATCAACGAGGTGTACTTCGAGGCGCTCGGCCAGGGCGATCTGGACGAGGGCGAGCGCCGGTTGCAGGCCAAGCTCGCGCGCCTGCGCGCCATCCCCGACGCGGACGGCTGCGCCATCGCCGACTACGGCACGCGCCGACGCTATTCGCGCGCCTGGCACGCGCGCCTGCTGCCGCAGCTGCGCGACGGGCTGGGCGCGCAGTTCGTCGGCACCAGCAACGTCCACTTCGCCCGCCAGTACGGCATGACGCCGCTGGGAACGATGGCGCACGAGTGGCTGCAGGCGTTCCAGGCGCTGGGCCCGCGCCTGCGCGACTCGCAGGCCGCCGCGCTGGAGGCCTGGGCGCGCGAGTACCGCGGCGACCTGGGCATCGCCCTGAGCGATGTGGTGGGCACCGATGCCTTCCTGCGCGACTACGACATGTACTTCTGCAAGCTCTTCGACGGCATGCGCCACGACTCGGGCGATCCGCTGCGCTGGGGCGAGCGGATGCTGGCGCACCTGGCCGCCAACCGCGCCGATCCGCGCGCCAAGACGCTGGTGTTCAGCGACGGCCTGGATGTGGAGCGGGTGGCGCAGCTGTACGCGCACTTCAAGGGACGCTGCCGCCTGGCCTTCGGCATCGGCACCAACCTCACCAACGACCTGGGGCCCAAGCCCCTGAACATCGTCATCAAGATGACCCGCTGCAATGGCCAGCCGGTGGCCAAGCTCTCCGACTCGCCGGGCAAGAGCATGTGCGACGACCCGGGCTATGTGCGCTATCTGCGTCAGGTGTTCGGGCTGCCCCCGGAGCAGGATCTGTGA
- a CDS encoding DUF1800 domain-containing protein, whose protein sequence is MTLVRAAATLWLLLLLAGCGGGGGGSSSASSSPSTPVTTPTTPSDKPTTDAEAARFLTQATFGPTKADIARVRQIGYGAWIDEQLDASKTAPTLMEPHILSIPVASLSYAERRNYWLWQAVTAKDQLRLRMGFALSEIFVVSDRDYNTANFGRIANYQDMLDGNAFGSYRDLLEKVTLHPAMGTYLSHIRNRKATSYRNGQGLTVTIVPDENYAREVMQLFSIGLVQRNADFTAKTDASGNTIPTYDQAVVSAMARVFTGWSINGATKDTFYKGLPDNDARPMTCVPDYHDDQPKTIFNGIVIAEGNDCTKTLAKALDALATHANTAPFISRQLIQRFVTSNPSPAYVGRVTKVWSSSNGNLGKVLKAILMDTEARTAPAASDTSYGKLREPLIQLTTLWRAFDAKYVPRDDGQYAFSFGASYDFSVSLGQDSLRSPSVFNFFSPDARLQAADGVDGLYAPEFDLLNDSSFVSTFNEVCNAACGNLKTAAPTARTNAPVLDATSLQALADAGNHAGMVDEISALLFAGNLSTDTRATMIDMLNKLQTEKRSSAERVQSLVQLALASPDFVIQR, encoded by the coding sequence ATGACGCTTGTACGCGCGGCCGCCACGCTGTGGCTGCTGCTCCTTCTGGCTGGCTGCGGCGGCGGGGGCGGAGGCTCGTCTTCGGCCTCGTCCTCGCCCTCCACGCCGGTCACCACCCCGACCACGCCCAGCGACAAGCCGACCACCGATGCGGAGGCGGCGCGCTTCCTGACCCAGGCGACCTTCGGCCCGACCAAGGCCGACATCGCCCGCGTGCGCCAGATCGGCTATGGCGCCTGGATCGACGAACAGCTCGACGCCTCGAAGACGGCGCCCACGCTGATGGAGCCGCACATCCTGTCCATCCCGGTGGCCAGCCTGAGCTACGCCGAGCGCCGCAACTACTGGCTGTGGCAGGCGGTCACCGCCAAGGACCAGCTGCGCCTGCGCATGGGCTTCGCGCTCAGCGAGATCTTCGTGGTCTCCGACCGCGACTACAACACGGCCAACTTCGGCCGCATCGCCAACTACCAGGACATGCTGGACGGCAATGCGTTCGGCAGCTATCGCGACCTGCTGGAGAAGGTGACCCTGCACCCGGCGATGGGCACCTATCTGAGCCACATCCGCAACCGCAAGGCCACCAGCTACCGCAACGGCCAGGGCCTGACGGTGACCATCGTCCCCGACGAGAACTATGCGCGCGAGGTGATGCAGCTGTTCTCCATCGGCCTGGTCCAGCGCAACGCCGACTTCACCGCCAAGACCGATGCCTCCGGCAACACCATCCCCACCTACGACCAGGCGGTGGTGAGCGCGATGGCCCGGGTGTTCACCGGCTGGTCGATCAACGGCGCGACCAAGGACACCTTCTACAAGGGCCTGCCGGACAACGACGCCAGGCCGATGACCTGCGTGCCCGACTACCACGACGACCAGCCCAAGACCATCTTCAACGGCATCGTCATCGCCGAGGGCAACGACTGCACCAAGACGCTGGCCAAGGCGCTGGACGCGCTGGCCACCCACGCCAACACCGCGCCGTTCATCAGCCGCCAGCTGATCCAGCGCTTCGTCACCAGCAATCCCAGCCCGGCCTACGTGGGCCGCGTGACCAAGGTATGGAGCAGTTCCAACGGCAACCTGGGCAAGGTGCTCAAGGCGATCCTGATGGATACCGAGGCGCGCACCGCGCCGGCGGCCAGCGACACCAGCTACGGCAAGCTGCGCGAGCCGCTGATCCAGCTGACCACGCTCTGGCGCGCGTTCGACGCCAAGTACGTGCCGCGCGACGACGGCCAGTACGCGTTCTCCTTCGGCGCGTCCTACGACTTCAGCGTCTCGCTGGGGCAGGACTCGCTGCGCTCGCCGTCGGTGTTCAACTTCTTCTCGCCCGACGCGCGCCTGCAGGCCGCCGATGGCGTCGACGGCCTCTATGCGCCGGAGTTCGACCTGCTCAACGACTCCAGCTTCGTCAGCACCTTCAACGAGGTGTGCAACGCCGCCTGCGGCAACCTGAAGACCGCCGCGCCGACCGCGCGGACCAACGCGCCGGTGCTCGATGCCACCAGCCTGCAGGCGCTGGCCGATGCCGGCAACCACGCCGGCATGGTCGATGAGATCTCCGCGCTGCTGTTCGCCGGCAACCTGTCCACCGACACCCGCGCCACGATGATCGACATGCTCAACAAGCTGCAGACCGAGAAGCGCAGCAGCGCCGAGCGGGTGCAGTCCCTGGTCCAGCTGGCGCTGGCCTCCCCCGATTTCGTGATCCAGCGATAG
- the def gene encoding peptide deformylase, which translates to MIRNIVRMGAPVLLARAEPVEHFATGELRDLVDDMFQTMDEAGGVGLAAPQVAVSKRVIVYGFEHNARYPDAPAVPRTALFNPVIEPLTEELEDGWEGCLSIPGLRAMIPRHRRIRVSGWNAGGQRVEQVAEGFHARVIQHEVDHLDGILYPSRIRDFSTFGFTDVLFPQIGEGK; encoded by the coding sequence ATGATCCGCAACATCGTCCGCATGGGGGCCCCCGTGCTGCTGGCCCGGGCCGAGCCGGTCGAGCACTTCGCCACCGGCGAGCTGCGCGACCTGGTCGATGACATGTTCCAGACCATGGACGAGGCCGGCGGCGTCGGCCTGGCCGCGCCGCAGGTGGCGGTGAGCAAGCGCGTGATCGTGTACGGCTTCGAGCACAACGCGCGCTATCCCGACGCGCCGGCGGTGCCGCGTACGGCGCTGTTCAATCCGGTCATCGAGCCGCTCACCGAGGAGTTGGAAGACGGTTGGGAAGGCTGTCTGTCCATCCCCGGCCTGCGCGCGATGATCCCGCGCCATCGGCGCATCCGCGTCAGTGGCTGGAACGCGGGCGGCCAGCGCGTGGAGCAGGTGGCCGAAGGCTTCCATGCGCGCGTGATCCAGCACGAGGTCGACCACCTGGACGGCATCCTGTATCCGTCGCGGATCAGGGATTTCTCCACGTTCGGGTTCACCGACGTGCTGTTCCCGCAGATCGGCGAGGGCAAGTGA
- a CDS encoding DUF1501 domain-containing protein: MSRQVNQDRRTFLRSLQLMLAGGAVAATLPQFELVGRALAQSSTAVGTGNYRALVCIFLFGGNDSFNMLIPHVQTEYDVYLKSRGGVYDPAANSQGLGIARDALLKVTDTAGKAWGLHPACAGMKTLFDNRELAFMANVGTLVQPTTKAEYTAKAKRLPYNLFSHNDQQALWMRGESELRSSNVGWGGTLGERIKGANSGGFTALPPTISLAGNNLFQTGTSISPYVMSTGGPAALRNFENVNSTPDRIRREALAALVKHRYTPLMQDQYALQGESAMLIGSTMRTALDANNGGDIATVFPTGNGLGSQLRMIARSIKAARTSALAQSRQIYFASMGGFDTHDGQMIASGQPRLLGQVSDALFAFRNALAEIGALNEVVTFTNSDFARTLNSNGNGTDHAWGGVQLMMGGPQSSGGPLAGGRVFGSYPILELNGDQAVDRGRMIPTTSTNQFGATFAQWMGVGSSDLAAIFPGLGNFASPTLGFLA; the protein is encoded by the coding sequence ATGTCTCGACAGGTCAACCAGGACCGCCGGACCTTCCTGCGCTCGCTGCAGCTGATGCTGGCCGGCGGTGCCGTTGCCGCGACCCTGCCGCAGTTCGAGCTGGTCGGCCGCGCGCTGGCGCAGAGTTCCACCGCGGTGGGCACCGGCAACTACCGCGCGCTGGTGTGCATCTTCCTGTTCGGCGGCAACGACTCGTTCAACATGCTCATCCCGCATGTGCAGACCGAGTACGACGTCTACCTCAAGAGCCGCGGCGGCGTGTACGACCCGGCCGCCAACAGCCAGGGCCTGGGCATCGCCCGCGACGCGCTGCTCAAGGTCACCGACACCGCGGGCAAGGCCTGGGGCCTGCACCCGGCCTGCGCCGGCATGAAGACCCTGTTCGACAACCGCGAACTGGCGTTCATGGCCAACGTCGGCACGCTGGTGCAGCCGACCACCAAGGCCGAATACACCGCCAAGGCCAAGCGCCTGCCCTACAACCTGTTCTCGCACAACGACCAGCAGGCGCTGTGGATGCGCGGCGAGTCGGAGCTGCGCAGTTCCAACGTCGGCTGGGGCGGTACCCTGGGCGAGCGCATCAAGGGCGCCAACAGCGGCGGCTTCACCGCGCTGCCGCCGACCATCTCGCTGGCCGGCAACAACCTGTTCCAGACCGGCACCTCGATCTCGCCCTATGTGATGTCCACCGGCGGCCCGGCGGCGCTGCGCAACTTCGAGAACGTCAACTCGACCCCCGACCGCATCCGCCGCGAGGCGCTAGCCGCGCTGGTCAAGCACCGCTATACGCCGCTGATGCAGGACCAGTACGCGCTGCAGGGCGAGAGCGCGATGCTGATCGGCAGCACCATGCGCACCGCGCTGGACGCGAACAACGGCGGCGACATCGCCACCGTGTTCCCGACCGGCAACGGACTGGGATCGCAGCTGCGCATGATCGCCCGCTCGATCAAGGCCGCGCGCACCAGCGCGCTGGCGCAGAGCCGGCAGATCTATTTCGCCAGCATGGGCGGCTTCGATACCCACGACGGGCAGATGATCGCCAGCGGCCAGCCGCGCCTGCTGGGGCAGGTCTCCGACGCGCTGTTCGCCTTCCGCAACGCGCTGGCGGAGATCGGCGCGCTCAACGAGGTGGTCACCTTCACCAACAGCGACTTCGCCCGCACGCTCAACAGCAACGGCAACGGCACCGACCATGCCTGGGGCGGCGTGCAGCTGATGATGGGCGGTCCGCAGTCGTCCGGCGGTCCGCTGGCCGGCGGCCGGGTGTTCGGCAGCTATCCGATCCTGGAGTTGAACGGCGACCAGGCGGTCGATCGCGGCCGCATGATCCCGACCACGTCCACCAACCAGTTCGGCGCCACCTTCGCGCAGTGGATGGGCGTGGGGAGCTCGGATCTGGCGGCGATCTTTCCCGGGCTTGGCAACTTCGCCAGCCCGACGCTGGGCTTCCTGGCCTGA
- a CDS encoding DUF2501 domain-containing protein yields the protein MHTTPRSLKVALMLGALALAGAAQAQDFKQLLKQHTGQAAPAGGEAAGGLGALGGLSLPAIGGNTAGNAAGVLQYCVQRKYLSADAVSGVKDKLLSRYGLGGAQKPEQSPDYQRGLMGVLKGEGGQSFNLDAVSGKLKDKACDYVLNNATKLI from the coding sequence ATGCACACGACGCCCCGTTCCCTCAAGGTCGCGCTGATGCTGGGCGCGCTGGCTTTGGCTGGCGCTGCGCAGGCGCAGGACTTCAAGCAGCTGCTCAAGCAGCACACCGGCCAGGCCGCGCCGGCCGGCGGCGAGGCGGCCGGTGGGCTGGGGGCGCTCGGCGGGCTGTCGCTGCCGGCGATCGGTGGCAACACCGCCGGCAATGCGGCGGGCGTGCTGCAGTACTGCGTGCAGCGCAAGTACCTCAGCGCCGACGCGGTCAGCGGCGTCAAGGACAAGCTGCTGTCCAGGTACGGCCTGGGCGGGGCGCAGAAGCCCGAGCAGTCGCCGGACTACCAGCGCGGCCTGATGGGTGTGCTCAAGGGCGAGGGTGGGCAGTCGTTCAACCTGGACGCGGTCTCGGGCAAGCTCAAGGACAAGGCCTGCGACTACGTGCTGAACAACGCCACCAAGCTGATCTGA